From the Planktothricoides raciborskii GIHE-MW2 genome, the window ACATATCGATATTCCCATTGTGGCCTCTGGAGGGGTTAGCTCCCTCACAGATTTACTCTCGTTGTTGTCCCTTGAACCAATGGGAGTGAATAGTGTGATTGTCGGTCGCGCCCTTTACACGGGTGATGTTTCCCTGAAAGAGGCAATTCAGGCGGTGGGTTCCGGGAGAATTCAAGATATTCCTCCAGATTTTGGCACTTCTGCTTTGGCTTAAACGGGGATATTCTGGTTCTACAGTCATTTCAATTAAGATTAATACAATTATATAGGGGCGCAAGCATTGCGCCCCTACAATATGTTGATTTGCTTCTTTGGGCGCAATGCTTGCGCCCCTGATGTATTGTCTCAAGTACAGTTGAAATAGCTATACAGAATTTTTGACCGGCAAATACCCACAAAAAAGCCCCTTTACGGGGCTAATCGTCAACACAACGGAGAAGTTGACTAATTTGTTGACCAATTTGTCATCGGTAAAAAATTAGAATCTAAAGGTGGTTCTGAGAGTGCCAATTACCAAGTCATCGTTGTTGCTGTTGTGATCCGGAGCAGTCAACCAGACGAAGGCTGGAGTAACGGAAATGTTATTGGATAGTTGATACTCGTAGAAGCCTTCAATGTGCAGGGAAGTATCAGAATCTTCCAGACCGGCTAACGCTCCATCACTGCTGGTGACTTTGGGTTCCATGCCCACAATCAGACCCAGTTGGCTTCCCGGAGGACCTGCATCGACCCCCAAAGTCACAGCCCAGTTCCAGGCGGCCATGTCACCGTCTAATCCTGAATCTTTGATGTTTGAATCGGTGTAACCCAACCAGCCACCGAGCTTAACCGGCATATCAGCAGTTTCGTAGCCGAATTGCAGGCCGTAGGCATTGGTGGAAGTGGTGAAACCAATGGAAGAAACTGGGGTGGCAAAAATGCTCCCTGTCTGGGTGTCTTTGTTGTAGGCATTGACATAGGTTAGACCCACTTTTAAGCCATCAACGGGCTTGAATACCAACTGAGCTATAGCGCCGTAAGGCCCATCAAATAAACCATTTTGGGGGAGGGGGCTGCCAACAGAACGTCCTAAGTTATCATTACCGGCTAAATAACCCAAGCTGAGTTCGGCTTTACCCGCATCGTAGGTTAAGCCGACACCAGAACCACTGACCAGGTTATAAATGGGCGGGCGAGTCCCAAAGCGAGACACGGCACCACTGCCACCATCTCCATCCATGGGCACCACGGTGCTGGCGAAGTCATTCACCGCTCCGGCATTGGCAATAAAAGCAATCCGAGTCTTGTCACCTAGATTGGTGCTGTACAGCAAGGAACTCAAGCGGAAAGAGGTGTCTCCATCTTGGTCAAGTCCGGCATTAAACATCAGATCCCCTTCGGGGGTGAAGGTGTTGTTCTGGGCAAATGAATCCAGAGTGGCGACTTGCAGTCGAGTGCGGAGTAAGTCTTGACCGGAGAAACTGGTATCAAAGTTGAGACGAGTCCGAGTGCCTAGGGCAAACTCACCGTTGGCATCAGCGTTAGTCGCGCTGCCACCATCAGCAGCGACTAAGGCAAAGATGGATTCCCCAAAGAGTTTGGTGGTGGTGGAGAATTGATTGGCTTCGAGTTCGGCGGTACGCACTTCTAGGGCATCGACTCGGCGGCGCAGAACGGTTAATTCTCCGGCAAATTCTTCTTGCAATCGTTGTAGGGCTTCTAGGTCGGAGCGAGAAACCCCTGTATCTAAGTTGGCAAGCTGTCTTTGAATCTGTTCGAGACAAGCGTCTAAGCCAGCGGCAAATTCATAACGAGTCATGGCCCGATTGCCTCGGTATTCGCCATTCGGGTAAGCCAATAGACAGCCGTGACGTTCAGCTAGATTTTGCAGGGCGGTATAAGCCCAGTCAGTGGGGCGGACATCCCGGAGTTGGTTGACAGAGTTGACTCGTTGTAGAGGGTCATCTCCCCCTTGGGATAGGTTGATCGGATTGTATTCTTCAACTTGATTGAGAATCGAGTTGATGGAGGCATTTTCGTTGGTTGCGGATCCTGAACCCGATACAGGTTCGCTGGCGATCGCTGATGTGGCCAACAACAGGCTGGCACTGACGATCGCTGGCTTAGTCAGCCAGAAATATGGAGATTTTTTAGACATATTTGATTCACGTCCTCACACGGTGGGAAAGATTTGCGACTGAGGGATAAGCACGAAGCTTACAGAACCCTGGATTAAATCTTTATGCCTAGTTTAACTTAGGGTAAAGATAAATGACATTTTTGTCAGGATTTGTGTTTCTGACAGATGAGTCATCTCAGTGATTGGTGACGAATCATCGAAGAATTTGTGGCAATTGTGTTCGATACAGCGCTAACTTAGAGGGCTAACTTAGAGATGATTCGAGCATCTTGCCACTAGGGAGATAGAAATAATCTTTGGGTTTTGGAAGTTCAGGTTTTGAGTATTTTATACGACTTCTTGATTAAATACCCGGAATCTAAGCCTAGAAGAAGCTGTATATTTGGCAACAAAACACCAATTAGGATCTGGGGATATGGGCGATCACCCATATCCCCAGATCGCCCCAGATTAGTAATTCCGCCAGAAATGCTATTTTAGCAAAGTTTCCGTTCTGCCTAGGCCGACGTCCTAGGATCCATACCGATTGATATCTGTTATGCGGATATCCTCGGTTGGTCACAGTGCAATCCAATCAGATCCCCAAGTGTCTGATGACACTTGCCTTAGCAATAGCGATTAATTTTTTATCCCAGTTAATTAATAGACAAGAATGCTTTCCCAAGCTAAAAAGCCGAGTGGCGCCCTTTTCCGCCATCGGGTGGAGGGATCGAAACAGGCATGAAAGCCAGAATTGTCTAATATTTATTGTGAGTTAATGGCATCTTTTATTAGGAAATTTTTATGATTAAATTAAGTTGTTTATTGACAGGACTTACGCATAAACGCTATCCGTAGGGTGTTGTTCCGAGCGGTAACGCACCAATAAGCCATATATAGATTACTTGCGTAAGTCCTAATTGATAAAATAGATTGTTTAACTTTTTCAGGTTTTTATAAAAATTAATAAATTAAACTTAAATTTTACAGATAATTACGATTAAAAATAATTTATTTAAATTAATTAAAACTTAAAAAGCAATTAAAAAGTAATTTATTTAACCCAAATATTTAGCTTATAGTTTAAATGGTTTGTTTAAATAAATTACCTAATATATTATAGTCGGCTGTCCGAGAGAAGATATTTCTGCTTACTGTAAAAAAATAGGGCAGCATTAGAGAGAGGGATTTGTCAAAAAATCCGCCATTAAAAAATCCGCCATCAAATAAGCTGGAAATATATCATTTGAGAGCATCAGGGCTGAATGCCGGAATTGTTATGGGAGAATCCCTGGACTGAGCAGCGATTTGCATCCGCAAAGCCGATGCGCGATCGCGCAGGTGAAATTACATTTCAAGGTGGCCATCTCACCACCAGAGGCGGTCGAATAGAATTAGGCAGTGTTAGGGGCAGTGTTGATGGAAATAACACCGTTATATTAGTCCCGGTTAATAATGGTTGGACAGCCGCTTATAGCCAAGTAAAAAGCTTCCAAAATATTCAATTATCCCAAGAATATTATATCAATTTGGGGGGCAAATAGACGGCGATATTCACCTCCAGGGACAGTCAATTATATTAGATGGTGGCTCGGTCGTCGCGGCCAATCCATTGGGAGATTTGCCAAGAGGCGGCATCACGATTAAAGCAGTTGATTCGGTAATTGTCAGCGGGATTAGTGATGCGTTTAACTTTCCCAGTTATATCCTCAAGGAAGTCGAAGTAGGGGCAACATCTAATGGCGGTTTTATTCATATTTACACCGGCAGATTAATCATCCAAAATGGGGGGTATTTTCCGTGGGTCTATTTGGCAGTGGCGATGGGGGAGACTTAACGATTAATGCCACATAATCCGTATAACTCAGAACACTCATATCCGGATAAATTATCACTCTATTACTCAATGAAGCGAATGAAGAAGGAACCGGCAGCGGCGGAAGTTTAAGAATTAATACCAAACGGTTAATTATGGAAAATGGAGAGAACATTTCCGTAGGAACATATAACCCAGTGGGTCGAGGGGGAGAGATTATTATTAATGCTTCAGAATCTATAGAAATGTCTGGCAGGAGAGGCGACCCGATTGGTAGTGAAATTTCCATTGCCGCTTATAATGATATTCGCAATTTAGCCGGAACAATTTTGATCAATACTGATCGCTTAATATTGCGATAAAAGGTCGAAATTTGCGGCAAAAATCAAGGGTTGGGCGGCGGGGGTAATGTCAAGATTTTTCTAGACACCGAGGCCAGAATTGCCGCCAATACGGAATTCGACCCTGGGGTAAATCTGACTTTAAATATCAGAAATGGATTAGTGATGCGCGGGGAAAGTAGCATTACTACCGAAGCGGGGAATAATGGCGATGGGGGAAATATTGCCATC encodes:
- a CDS encoding iron uptake porin yields the protein MSKKSPYFWLTKPAIVSASLLLATSAIASEPVSGSGSATNENASINSILNQVEEYNPINLSQGGDDPLQRVNSVNQLRDVRPTDWAYTALQNLAERHGCLLAYPNGEYRGNRAMTRYEFAAGLDACLEQIQRQLANLDTGVSRSDLEALQRLQEEFAGELTVLRRRVDALEVRTAELEANQFSTTTKLFGESIFALVAADGGSATNADANGEFALGTRTRLNFDTSFSGQDLLRTRLQVATLDSFAQNNTFTPEGDLMFNAGLDQDGDTSFRLSSLLYSTNLGDKTRIAFIANAGAVNDFASTVVPMDGDGGSGAVSRFGTRPPIYNLVSGSGVGLTYDAGKAELSLGYLAGNDNLGRSVGSPLPQNGLFDGPYGAIAQLVFKPVDGLKVGLTYVNAYNKDTQTGSIFATPVSSIGFTTSTNAYGLQFGYETADMPVKLGGWLGYTDSNIKDSGLDGDMAAWNWAVTLGVDAGPPGSQLGLIVGMEPKVTSSDGALAGLEDSDTSLHIEGFYEYQLSNNISVTPAFVWLTAPDHNSNNDDLVIGTLRTTFRF